Proteins encoded within one genomic window of Candidatus Berkiella cookevillensis:
- the dnaN gene encoding DNA polymerase III subunit beta gives MRFLIHREALLKPLQRVAGTVDKRPVQKPILSNILITVKSQLLSLVGTDLEVELISRIPLAENADAGEVTVGAKKLIDICKALPENSQIEFNYQNNKLSLKADRSRYSLACLPADDFPQIEQSSADIEISLSQSILRQLLSSCGFALSQSLDTARYYLNGICLSFEPDGLRVTATDGHRLATLKASCALNMSEAREVIIPKKAVLEMQRLFAEGEEEVGIVIGKNHLRTITTGYSFVTKLIDGKFPSYKAILPSAPGETVVLNRELFKNALTRVSALLSEKQRGVRLHFSHNLLKLITINSDKDEGVEEMEASFSGDDIEIGFNVSYLLDYLTAMHTETITMTVIDPNSSALFSCAEGEGFADAHLYVVMPMRI, from the coding sequence ATGCGGTTTTTGATTCACAGAGAAGCACTGCTTAAACCTTTGCAGCGTGTGGCAGGTACGGTTGATAAACGCCCTGTGCAAAAGCCAATTTTATCTAATATTTTAATAACCGTTAAAAGCCAATTACTTTCTTTAGTGGGTACTGATTTAGAAGTTGAATTGATCTCTCGGATCCCGCTTGCAGAAAATGCTGATGCGGGAGAAGTAACCGTTGGTGCAAAAAAATTAATTGATATTTGCAAAGCGCTTCCTGAGAATTCACAAATTGAATTTAATTATCAAAATAATAAATTAAGCTTAAAAGCAGATAGAAGTCGCTATAGTTTGGCTTGCTTGCCAGCGGATGATTTCCCACAAATTGAGCAAAGTTCAGCGGATATAGAAATTTCTTTGTCGCAATCCATATTAAGACAATTATTATCTTCTTGTGGTTTTGCCTTATCTCAATCTTTAGACACAGCACGTTATTATTTAAATGGAATTTGTTTAAGTTTTGAGCCTGATGGTCTTAGGGTAACCGCAACAGATGGGCATCGATTAGCAACCTTAAAAGCGTCTTGTGCCTTAAATATGAGTGAAGCACGAGAAGTGATTATTCCTAAAAAAGCAGTGCTTGAAATGCAGAGGCTCTTTGCTGAAGGTGAAGAAGAGGTTGGTATTGTAATTGGCAAAAACCATTTAAGAACCATCACAACAGGTTATAGCTTTGTTACAAAATTAATTGATGGAAAATTCCCAAGTTATAAAGCAATTCTGCCATCTGCGCCTGGAGAAACTGTTGTTTTAAACAGGGAGCTTTTCAAAAATGCTTTAACCCGTGTGTCCGCTTTATTGTCTGAGAAGCAAAGGGGTGTTCGCTTACATTTTTCGCACAATCTTTTGAAGCTTATTACCATTAATTCAGATAAAGATGAAGGCGTTGAAGAAATGGAAGCAAGCTTTTCTGGAGATGATATCGAAATAGGTTTTAATGTTAGCTATTTGCTCGATTATTTAACCGCTATGCACACTGAAACCATTACAATGACCGTCATTGATCCTAACAGCAGCGCGTTGTTTTCTTGCGCAGAAGGTGAGGGCTTTGCTGACGCTCATTTGTATGTTGTTATGCCCATGCGAATCTAA